The Eriocheir sinensis breed Jianghai 21 chromosome 29, ASM2467909v1, whole genome shotgun sequence genomic interval TAATTATAATGAAGACCTAACAATTATTCCCACCCTATCTGTGTTCATAGGCTCTTCATAAATGCTGCTTCCTAGTCAGGAATAAACAAACCCTTCTCACTGGACTACAATTATGACATGGCAGAGCAGATTCTAAGTGCTACAGACTTTGGGGTCCACCAGAATAAGAAATAGACCAGCAAGTTATAGGCACAGCTGGCAAACAACAACTCCATGTTGACTGGTGTGAGTGTAAAGGAACTTGTGTGGAGATTGTCTACAACTCAATGTGTGATGAATGTGGAATAGTAACAAGGTACCTGGATATCCTACCAGATGAGTGTGGGAGTCTGCTGTGTCAGATTGGTGGCTGCATCCTAGTGATGCAGAGGATGGGTTTTGTGTATGTTGTCTAACTAGAAATATACAGGGAAGTAATATTCTTGTCTTAATTataaagtagatgaaaaaaactTGTCAAAAATATCTGGCCAAAGATGTGTCCAGACAGACAGCGTGACAAACAAAAGGAATggaaacatacagacagacaagttATCTGCAGGGTCTGGCGGTCAGCTAGTCCTGAGCAGCAGCGCTGAGGGTGGTGAGTAGCTTGTTGATCTGAGGGTTGGACCAGTCGCAGGTGAGGTCATCCAGGTGGTTGTCAAAGTCACACACGTCGTGCTGTACCCGCCGCTGCAGCAGCTGGGAGACCACGTCCAGCGCCCCGGCCTCAACGTGCACGCTGCAGACACAACATGGATCAGTCCCATGAATATACAATAGTGAAAGGTGGACaggaaggagagtgtgtgtgtgtgtgtgtgtgtgtgtgtgtgtgtgtgtgtgttagggagacATGAGGAAGTGTGCCAAGAAACATTTGCCAACATATATATTCCAGGTGTCCTTATCTATCACAGCCTAAAACTGTGCCACCCACTACCCCCATTACCTGGATTTGTCTTTACTCTTCCACTTGCCCTCCGAGGTGAGCTGTGACACTATTACTGGCGCTGACTGGAGGTCTAGACAGAGCCGTCGGTTATCAATCTGAAACACAGACACAATATCACTCACTGGAACTTAAGACTTTGCATGATTTACTAAGAACACAAATTAGTACCTCATTATCAAATATTACAGAGGCACTCAGAATTTTTATAACAATGATCAGTGTCAGCATAACCCAAAACTCCAGAATCAACAGTCAAAAGTGTGTATCACTGTTAATTCTCAAGCATACAATAGTACTAAAATATCTGGAGCATCCCTTCCCCAAAGCCTGTAGGCCCCAGTTTCCTCCCAGACCCTTGCCACTCACCATAATGAGGCAGGCATCGTTGTTGTTCTCGGCAATCTTCTCGGCCACCTTCAGTGCTACAAAGTCTGGtctgtggaaggagggaagaaaggaaggggccTGTTAGGGTGCCATTTATAAATACATATCACTGAGGACAGAAGTAACTTATATATCAAGAGTTCACAATAATCATATGCATCAGAATACTTATTTTATACCTTTTCCTAGTGGAACttgcaaactctaaacaaaataCAAGGGCAGACGGTATTTAGGTTGAGTGTGGGTAACTTACACATTATCTTTGATGTTCTCGTTGGCCTGGTAGTAGCCGGCAATGATCAGACCCTCAGCTTTGTACCGCTGCTCAATCTGTGAAAGGAAGGTGCTGGTGATGGGCagcaagggagggggaggcatatCATCCTCATCCTTTATGTTAACTCTTCACACGTACTTTAATCCcccccttttccttatctctcacCTACCGTTTAAtttatttgctttccttttaTACTCATCcatgttttatatttttagatATTGCACAATCATCAATCAAGCATTTACCTCATATCTCTCTCTAGATTTCCAAGTGTTAATTCATCACTCAATCCCAATGGATGGTTCTATATATACTCCTTAGTGCCAATCATTGTATGTttactaaataaaaataaatgcaatCTTTCTATTCATACACCCACCAAGCCATCAGTACCTGTGTCAGTGCCACCTCCAGCATGGGAGCCAGCGAGAGGTGAAGGTGGAAGAGTGGGACAGCATCTACCAGTGTTACAGTGGTGggcgcatcaccaccaccaccgctgcgtgCAGGGGCTAACACCACCCCGCTGACAGCAGCCTGGGGGTAGCGAGCTGCATGCAGCAGTATCTTGGCAAGGGCCGGGCAGGAGATGCTGATATCAGCAGACATTCTGGGGCCTTTAACCTGTGAGAGGGTGGATGGTGTAAgcaaagaaggaatggaaggtgactgTAATGAATTTGTGAGCATGAATGGGGGCACTGgtgggaaacaagaaaagaacaatggTAAAGAAATTTCTCAGTAATCATGAGAAACACACTTGAAAAGTTCATTTCTCTTAAACTTAAACAGGTGGAATCTGACATCAAAATTTCTTGTAAACCTCTCAGAATTATAATGAAAACAATGCTTCTTGTAAACGTtatgaaaaaaaagctaaaatagtCAGCAAAGAGAATAATGCAACCATGATGAGATCAAGGGTTAACCAAGATCATGGTGTTAAACAAACTGAGAGTAAGTTATGACACTGCAATGCAATACCATAATTAGTAGTGGTGCAGAATGTCaacaaaacaatcaaaacaaaacgATAGCACTTTTTTATCACGTCAGGTCATACATCTTGAAAGGATTATAGGAGAGAACATGTCACGTGATGGCCTGGCAAAG includes:
- the LOC127004978 gene encoding ER membrane protein complex subunit 8-like isoform X2: MSADISISCPALAKILLHAARYPQAAVSGVVLAPARSGGGGDAPTTVTLVDAVPLFHLHLSLAPMLEVALTQIEQRYKAEGLIIAGYYQANENIKDNVPDFVALKVAEKIAENNNDACLIMIDNRRLCLDLQSAPVIVSQLTSEGKWKSKDKSSVHVEAGALDVVSQLLQRRVQHDVCDFDNHLDDLTCDWSNPQINKLLTTLSAAAQD
- the LOC127004978 gene encoding ER membrane protein complex subunit 8-like isoform X1, whose product is MKVKGPRMSADISISCPALAKILLHAARYPQAAVSGVVLAPARSGGGGDAPTTVTLVDAVPLFHLHLSLAPMLEVALTQIEQRYKAEGLIIAGYYQANENIKDNVPDFVALKVAEKIAENNNDACLIMIDNRRLCLDLQSAPVIVSQLTSEGKWKSKDKSSVHVEAGALDVVSQLLQRRVQHDVCDFDNHLDDLTCDWSNPQINKLLTTLSAAAQD